A window of the Helianthus annuus cultivar XRQ/B chromosome 4, HanXRQr2.0-SUNRISE, whole genome shotgun sequence genome harbors these coding sequences:
- the LOC110926743 gene encoding protein STABILIZED1 encodes MQPLAPKNRLNLVNTKPPSNCVASFSRGATTHSDIGHARVAPDLLDFESVMLNMMRKIKRLMLLKSVIRTNPKGWIEAARLEEDTGNIRKARELIRKGCEEFPKNEDVWIEACRLANPDEAKGVIAKGVNTIPNSVKLWIQAARLEHDDYNKRRVLRKGLEKIPDSVRLWKALVELANEDEAKRLLQRAVECCPLHVELWLALARLEKYDAAKKVLNKAREKLTKKRAIWIAEAKLEEAFGNTFMVGKVIERGIRALQREGVEIDREAWMKEAEAAEWAGYVWTCNAIISNTKGFH; translated from the coding sequence ATGCAACCACTTGCACCGAAGAATCGATTAAACTTAGTCAATACAAAGCCTCCGTCTAATTGCGTAGCCAGTTTTAGTCGTGGTGCAACCACTCACTCAGATATCGGCCATGCCCGTGTTGCGCCTGACCTTCTTGACTTTGAATCTGTGATGCTGAATATGATGAGGAAGATAAAGAGGCTGATGTTGTTGAAGTCTGTGATTCGAACAAATCCAAAGGGTTGGATTGAAGCTGCGAGATTAGAGGAAGATACTGGAAATATTCGGAAAGCAAGAGAGTTGATAAGAAAAGGTTGTGAAGAATTTCCAAAGAATGAGGATGTATGGATCGAGGCATGTCGGTTGGCGAATCCGGATGAAGCTAAGGGTGTTATAGCAAAGGGTGTTAACACGATTCCCAATTCGGTAAAACTTTGGATACAGGCTGCAAGATTGGAACATGATGATTACAACAAACGTAGGGTTTTGAGAAAGGGTCTTGAAAAGATACCAGATTCTGTGAGGCTATGGAAAGCACTTGTGGAACTTGCTAATGAGGATGAGGCAAAGCGTTTGCTTCAGAGAGCGGTGGAATGTTGCCCGTTGCATGTTGAGTTATGGCTTGCTTTAGCTCGGTTGGAAAAGTATGATGCGGCTAAGAAAGTGTTAAACAAGGCGAGAGAGAAGCTTACTAAAAAACGAGCGATTTGGATCGCTGAAGCTAAACTGGAAGAAGCTTTCGGAAACACATTTATGGTTGGGAAGGTAATAGAAAGGGGTATTCGGGCTTTACAGAGAGAAGGGGTGGAGATTGATCGAGAAGCTTGGATGAAAGAGGCTGAAGCTGCTGAATGGGCTGGTTACGTGTGGACATGTAATGCTATCATTAGTAACACAAAGGGGTTCCACTGA
- the LOC110926744 gene encoding 3-hydroxy-3-methylglutaryl coenzyme A reductase 2-B-like has translation MLLDGKEFSVPMATTEGCLVASTNRGCKAIYVSGGATSVLLKDGMTLAPVVRFGTVKRAAELKLFLEEPLNFDTLASVFNKSSRFGRLQRIQSVIAGKNLYIRFTCSTGDAMGMNMVSKGVQNVLDYLQLDFPDMDVLGISDNYRSDKKPTTVNWIEGRAQHLILLTDF, from the exons ATGTTGTTGGATGGAAAGGAGTTCTCGGTGCCTATGGCCACCACTGAAGGTTGTCTTGTTGCTAGCACTAATCGGGGTTGTAAGGCGATTTATGTATCTGGTGGTGCTACCAGTGTATTACTCAAGGATGGGATGACTCTAGCTCCCGTGGTTAGGTTTGGAACCGTAAAGAGAGCTGCTGAGTTGAAGTTGTTCTTGGAGGAACCACTCAACTTTGATACTCTTGCTTCCGTTTTTAACAA ATCAAGCCGGTTCGGGAGGCTTCAAAGAATCCAAAGTGTGATTGCTGGGAAAAATCTTTACATAAGGTTCACTTGCAGCACAGGTGATGCAATGGGGATGAACATGGTTTCCAAAGGTGTTCAAAATGTTTTGGACTATCTGCAGCTTGACTTCCCGGATATGGATGTTCTTGGCATCTCCGACAACTATCGTTCTGACAAGAAACCGACAACCGTCAATTGGATAGAAGGAAGAGCACAACACCTAATTTTGTTAACTGATTTCTAG